One Streptomyces formicae genomic window, CCAGGCGTCCCTCGTCCGGCTCGTGGACCGCGACCTGCTCGTACCGGGCAACAGCGCGCTCGAAGGCAGCAGGTCGGCCGCGCAGATCGGCGGCCCGGCGCTCGGCGGGGTCCTCGTGTCGCTCTCCGCGGCGGTCGGCGCCGCCTCGGGTGCGGCCTTCTTCGTCCTGTCCTTCCTGTCGATCCGGCGGATGCGGCGCGGCGAGCCGGTCCCCGGGCACGCGCCGCGCGAGGGCGGCGTCCGGCGGCGGATCCACGAGGGTGTGCGCTTCGTCGCGGGTGACGCGTCGCTGCGCGCCGTGGGTCTCGCGTCGGCCGCGTTCCAGTTCTTCCTGGCCGCCACGATGACCTGCTACCTGCTGTTCCTGCCCCGCGAACTGCACCTGTCGGGCGCCGCCGTCGGCCTCGCGCTCGCGGCGACGGGCCCCGGCGCGCTGATCGGCTCGCTGCTCGCCGCCCGCCTCCCGCGGCGGTTCGGACACGGCCCGGTGCTCGTGGCGTCGGCGGCGATCGGCGACGGCGCGCTGCTGTGCGTGCCCGCGCTGCACGGTCCCGCCGGGGTGACCCTCCCCGCCCTCCTGGCGGTCAACGTCGTCTTCGGTACGTTCGGTCAGCTGGTGAACGTCACGGTCATGGCCGTCCGGCAGGCCGTCACGCCGGACGGGCTACAGGGCAGGGCGGCCGCGACGATCACGTTCGCGGGGCTCGGCCTCGCCCCGCTCGGCTCGCTGCTCGGCGGGTTCCTCGCGCAGGAGTGCGGCCTCCGCGTCGGGCTCCTGGTGGCGGCGTCGGGGATGCTGCTCTCGCCTGTCGTGATGGCTCTGTCGCCGCTGGCCCGCCTGGGCAGGACGCTGCCGACGCCTTCTAGAGGGCCGAGCGGACCGCCCGCACCAGCGCCTGGGCCCGGGGATCCGCGGTGACGCCCTTCGCGAGCCCGTTGGTCACGTACCCGAAGGCCACCCCCGACTCCGGATCGGCGAAGCCGAGCGCACCACCGCGTCCCGGGTGACCGAAGGAGCCGGGGCCGAGCAGCGGGGACGCGCCGCCGTGCAGCATGTAGCCGAGGCCGAAGCGGGTGTTCACGACCAGGACGCGGTCGGGGCCGGCGGACGCCTCGGCCCTCGCCGCCTCGACCGTCTCCGGCGTGAACAGCCGTGTGCCGCCGTCCACTTCGCCGATCAGCGCGGCGTAGAAGCGGGCCAGGGCGTCCGCCGTGGCGATGCCGTTGGACGCGGGCAGGGCGGCGGCTCGGTACGCCGGGTCGTTCTCGTCGGGGGTGGGGTCGATCGTCCCGAAGGCACGGCGGGTCAGCGACGCCGGGTCGGCGTACGCGTCCGCCACGTTCCGCTTGGGCCGCACGCGCAGGCCGCCCGCCGCCTCGGGCGGCTCGATCCGGCCCACCCGGCCCGCCCGTGCCGCCTCCGCGTCGGGAAGCCCGACCCAGAGGTCGAGCCCGAGCGGCCGCGCGATCTCGGCGGCGATCCACTCC contains:
- a CDS encoding serine hydrolase domain-containing protein; amino-acid sequence: MDDVIGGVHGTAAAGFEAVRDAFVRNFGERGERGAAVTVYRDGRKVVDLWGGTKDVDGVADGPGSGTEPWEHGTAQIVRSATKGVAAAALLLLHQRGDLDLDAPVGAYWPEFKARGKEHVLVRHVLAHRAGVPALDRPLTPTEALDPDLAAAAVAAQAPFWEPGTGHGYHAHTYGWLTGELVRRVTGRPVGEWIAAEIARPLGLDLWVGLPDAEAARAGRVGRIEPPEAAGGLRVRPKRNVADAYADPASLTRRAFGTIDPTPDENDPAYRAAALPASNGIATADALARFYAALIGEVDGGTRLFTPETVEAARAEASAGPDRVLVVNTRFGLGYMLHGGASPLLGPGSFGHPGRGGALGFADPESGVAFGYVTNGLAKGVTADPRAQALVRAVRSAL
- a CDS encoding MFS transporter; this encodes MPTPSPSPYPAPSLWRDRGFRALWAGQTASQLGEHTALMVLPLIAVLTLGADAGQLGALRAVGQAPVLLLSLLVGAWVDRRRTRTVMVLADAGRALALCGAAAACLLGGPGLPVLCAIAFAVGALSVFFDVAYQASLVRLVDRDLLVPGNSALEGSRSAAQIGGPALGGVLVSLSAAVGAASGAAFFVLSFLSIRRMRRGEPVPGHAPREGGVRRRIHEGVRFVAGDASLRAVGLASAAFQFFLAATMTCYLLFLPRELHLSGAAVGLALAATGPGALIGSLLAARLPRRFGHGPVLVASAAIGDGALLCVPALHGPAGVTLPALLAVNVVFGTFGQLVNVTVMAVRQAVTPDGLQGRAAATITFAGLGLAPLGSLLGGFLAQECGLRVGLLVAASGMLLSPVVMALSPLARLGRTLPTPSRGPSGPPAPAPGPGDPR